In Curtobacterium sp. MCPF17_002, one genomic interval encodes:
- a CDS encoding pentapeptide repeat-containing protein: MTRTRVALGRREDLGADCANCFGLCCVALAFAKSADFPFDKDAGDPCTNLDDADGCRIHPHLRERGFAGCTVFDCSGAGQKVSQHTFAGRSWRDDAETQRSMFATFPIVRRLHDLLRYLDEAVTLAGRAPERRGQRQRRGQRQGVDGDTTRWVEAFERVRRLSDGTPEELATLDVDAEYDRARPLLLEASEIARAGMPVGAPDGAPDRRLRPGPDLAGSDLVGADLRGADLRGRTLRGSLAIAADLRGAALEGCDLLGVDLRDADLRGTDLRGAVFLTQMQVNGARGDDLTLLPTGFQRPGHWRTSEEPAVATPQRRGRSGRAARSRPR; the protein is encoded by the coding sequence ATGACACGGACACGAGTGGCCCTCGGACGCCGCGAGGACCTCGGCGCCGACTGCGCGAACTGCTTCGGGCTGTGCTGCGTCGCCCTGGCGTTCGCGAAGTCCGCCGACTTCCCGTTCGACAAGGACGCCGGCGACCCCTGCACGAACCTCGACGACGCCGACGGGTGCCGGATCCACCCGCACCTGCGCGAGCGCGGCTTCGCCGGGTGCACGGTGTTCGACTGCTCCGGAGCCGGTCAGAAGGTGTCCCAGCACACGTTCGCCGGCCGGTCGTGGCGCGACGACGCCGAGACGCAGCGGTCGATGTTCGCCACGTTCCCGATCGTGCGCCGACTGCACGACCTGCTCCGGTACCTCGACGAGGCCGTGACGCTCGCCGGACGGGCGCCCGAGCGACGAGGGCAGCGGCAGCGACGAGGGCAGCGACAGGGAGTGGACGGCGACACCACCCGGTGGGTGGAGGCCTTCGAGCGGGTCCGCAGACTCAGTGACGGGACGCCGGAGGAACTCGCGACGCTGGACGTCGACGCCGAGTACGACCGCGCCCGGCCGCTCCTGCTCGAAGCGAGCGAGATCGCCCGTGCGGGCATGCCCGTCGGAGCACCCGACGGAGCGCCCGATCGCAGGCTTCGGCCCGGCCCGGACCTGGCCGGTTCGGACCTGGTCGGCGCCGACCTGCGGGGCGCTGACCTCCGCGGCCGGACGCTCCGCGGGAGCCTGGCGATCGCCGCCGACCTCCGCGGTGCGGCACTGGAGGGCTGCGACCTGCTCGGCGTGGACCTCCGCGACGCAGACCTCCGCGGCACCGACCTGCGCGGCGCGGTGTTCCTCACGCAGATGCAGGTCAACGGCGCTCGGGGCGACGACCTGACGCTGCTGCCGACCGGCTTCCAGCGCCCCGGACACTGGCGAACCAGCGAGGAGCCCGCTGTGGCTACTCCGCAGCGTCGAGGACGGTCCGGCCGAGCCGCACGAAGTCGTCCGCGCTGA